One genomic window of Plasmodium coatneyi strain Hackeri chromosome 12, complete sequence includes the following:
- a CDS encoding RAP protein — translation MSLLRKGGLIASHARYIRKGKFKDPISYKQVVSEKKEERKKEVDNIRGNQIKFLELLHFDNLKTPQPKRLTKKKVQNGDYVSGGKGGGGKGTPTNGGTNISTSVGLHSRYHVEWGQSEKKSDTQSGTYCRDTFTNRLKKRALLRRVMDKEGKLKETQTEDSSQERKKILTNGSKTDCGDNHPSGSLTQAQLQSSISNLLVDKKTTLKRRIHLINFSVTNSYVSKKYHIQVKNDPCEDRFSISELKSIGLFDELEMSNGERNASDMATSSASSPPIGGDQAEGTTDAHNSQIPSQSKQNKQKIMRKIYKASINHVRDENLWKKYVQNVFIISGYLDASEIVILFWCFGKIGYRDNRLINLLSSILLKKINDLTPCALALLLNSFKKLEVKKYDTMELFTNQFCLHIQRWTSQDIALVANSLAFFYIYHKVFWKKCILKLQNGYYFSNPLHLCLIISALARLDIREGNVLLSLSKGAKKYAKQFSPNNLALVIHSFAKLKFSHPKFYNYLYQFVHTYLDRQLFMGGSGRSGPLKNGSQVGNNESVRVCEKRENMLQSEKKTASENSHVEGINHFDESQVEEYPHVEAAPKCDAVTTMWNSQHGEDVPLGSLPPGRGHEKDAYHNSSSSSFGADDSSPDTPLRQNEKAHFDLQSLVLLLFSCTCLITCTENMILKLTYLILPLKDHLGSHKMEKLKYVSEYIQYTYPETFAKFPKEIKMFYNYIDTYEIKKKKKKVKYGARWINELSKILARINVSHLKNVYINHICADIMLPDSQVIIMCLGPYSYYVNSLVTTSTSDLKKFILEKKKYKVIPLSYHEWNKLNDYEEKIRFLYAFGRGAANYLFASAKKEVTEGEKSQSDIHASGNILASSGGAEQGGSCESGDENAREVGNWALDHDPMDAPIDDSKQHSKNDPSEPNEQSYTSDEEDEVIDFIKKGISVDGGNEEDPDRDHIEIEEIKKFLEVEKL, via the coding sequence ATGAGCCTGCTTCGGAAAGGCGGATTAATTGCAAGCCATGCTAGGTACATAAGGAAGGGCAAATTTAAAGACCCGATAAGTTACAAACAGGTGGTgagtgaaaagaaggaggaacggaaaaaagaagtggacAACATCAGGGGGAACCAAATAAAGTTTTTAGAGCTTCTCCATTTCGATAATCTAAAAACGCCCCAACCGAAGAGattgacgaaaaaaaaagtacaaaatggGGATTACGTAAgtggggggaaggggggCGGCGGGAAAGGCACCCCCACAAATGGTGGCACAAATATTAGCACAAGTGTGGGGCTCCATTCGAGGTACCATGTAGAATGGGGacaaagcgaaaaaaaaagtgacacaCAATCGGGCACATACTGCCGTGATACTTTCACAAACAGGCTGAAAAAGAGGGCTCTCCTTAGACGAGTTATGGACAAAGAAGGCAAGCTGAAGGAAACCCAAACGGAGGACTCCTCtcaggaaagaaagaaaattctCACCAACGGAAGTAAAACCGATTGTGGAGATAACCACCCTAGTGGTAGTCTAACGCAAGCACAGCTGCAAAGCAGCATTAGCAACCTTCTTGTGGATAAAAAAACGACGCTCAAGAGAAGAATTCACCTGATCAATTTTTCCGTCACAAACAGTTACGTAAGTAAGAAGTATCACATACAAGTGAAAAACGACCCCTGTGAGGATCGCTTTAGCATATCAGAACTAAAATCGATTGGTCTTTTTGATGAGCTGGAAATGAGCAACGGTGAGAGGAATGCGTCAGACATGGCCACCTCGAGTGCATCTTCCCCCCCGATCGGAGGTGACCAAGCAGAAGGAACGACCGACGCACATAATTCACAGATACCAAGTCAAAGCAaacaaaataagcaaaaaattatgagAAAGATTTATAAGGCATCCATAAACCACGTGCGGGATGAAAACCTGTGGAAGAAATACGTCCAAAATGTATTTATCATATCGGGGTACTTAGACGCAAGCGAAATAGTAATCCTCTTTTGGTGCTTTGGAAAAATCGGCTACAGAGATAATAGGCTAATAAATTTGCTATCCTCTATACTACTGAAGAAGATAAATGACCTGACCCCCTGCGCTTTAGCGTTATTACTAAAcagctttaaaaaattagaagtaaaaaaatatgacacGATGGAATTATTTACCAATCAGTTTTGTCTGCATATCCAAAGGTGGACTTCCCAAGATATTGCGCTGGTTGCTAACtctttggcttttttttacatttatcaTAAAgtcttttggaaaaaatgtattttaaaattgcaaaatgggTATTACTTTTCAAACCCTTTACATTTATGCCTTATCATATCAGCATTGGCCAGGCTAGACATCAGAGAGGGTAACGTTTTATTATCCCTAAGTAAAGGGGCaaagaaatatgcaaaaCAATTCAGCCCAAATAATTTAGCTCTTGTTATTCATTCCTTTGCCAAGTTGAAATTCTCTCATCCGAAATTTTATAATTACTTGTATCAGTTTGTTCATACGTATTTGGATAGGCAGCTTTTCATGGGTGGGTCTGGCAGGAGTGGCCCCTTAAAAAATGGGTCCCAAGTGGGGAACAACGAGAGTGTGCGTGTTtgtgaaaaaagggaaaacatgTTACAGAGTGAGAAAAAGACTGCAAGTGAAAATTCACACGTAGAAGGAATAAACCATTTTGATGAATCCCAGGTTGAGGAGTACCCCCATGTGGAGGCTGCACCAAAATGTGACGCTGTGACTACTATGTGGAATTCCCAACACGGGGAGGATGTGCCCCTTGGTTCTCTTCCCCCAGGTAGGGGGCATGAAAAAGACGCTTATcacaacagcagcagtagTAGCTTCGGTGCAGACGACAGTTCGCCGGACACCCCACTTAGGCAGAACGAGAAGGCCCACTTCGACCTGCAGTCTCTCGTACTTTTACTCTTCTCGTGCACGTGTCTAATCACCTGTACGGAAAATATGATCCTGAAGCTGACCTACCTGATCCTACCTCTGAAGGATCACTTGGGCagtcacaaaatggaaaagctgAAATACGTAAGTGAGTATATACAATATACCTACCCAGAGACCTTTGCAAAATTCccaaaagaaataaaaatgttttataaCTACATTGATACATatgaaattaagaaaaaaaaaaaaaaagtgaaatatgGAGCCAGGTGGATTAATGAATTGTCCAAAATTTTAGCAAGAATAAATGTAAGTCATTTAAAAAACGTTTACATCaatcatatatgtgcagatATAATGTTACCCGATTCGCAAGTTATCATTATGTGTTTAGGACCATATAGCTATTACGTAAATTCGTTGGTAACAACGTCTACTTccgatttgaaaaaattcattcttgagaaaaaaaaatataaggtcATCCCCCTGAGTTACCACGAATGGAATAAGCTGAACGACTACGAGGAAAAGATTCGCTTTCTCTATGCCTTCGGGAGAGGTGCGGCAAACTATTTGTTCGCGAGcgcgaaaaaggaagtgacaGAGGGAGAGAAATCGCAGTCAGACATACATGCGTCAGGGAATATTTTAGCATCCTCGGGGGGTGCAGAACAAGGAGGAAGCTGTGAAAGTGGCGATGAAAACGCAAGGGAGGTGGGAAACTGGGCCCTAGATCATGACCCCATGGATGCCCCAATTGATGATTCCAAGCAGCACAGCAAAAATGACCCGAGCGAGCCAAATGAGCAAAGTTACACTTCcgatgaggaagacgaagTTATCGatttcataaaaaagggaatcaGCGTCGACGGTGGGAATGAAGAAGACCCAGACAGGGACCACATCGAAATAGAGGAGATAAAGAAATTCTTGGAGGTTGAAAAATTGTGA
- a CDS encoding Superoxide dismutase — protein MAIILPKLKYALNALSPHISEETLNFHYNKHHAGYVNKLNGLIKDTPFATKSLLEIMKESTGAIFNNAAQIWNHSFYWDSMGPNCGGEPHGEIKEKIQEDFGSFNNFKNEFSNVLCGHFGSGWGWLVLNNNNKLVILQTHDAGNPIKDNTGIPILTCDIWEHAYYIDYRNDRASYVKAWWNLVNWNFANENLKKALKK, from the coding sequence atggcaattATTCTACCCAAGTTAAAGTACGCTTTGAACGCCCTGTCGCCCCATATAAGTGAAGAGACGCTGAACTTCCATTACAATAAGCACCATGCGGGGTACGTGAACAAGTTGAATGGCCTAATTAAGGATACGCCTTTTGCAACGAAATCGTTGCTGGAAATTATGAAGGAATCTACGGGTGCAATTTTTAACAACGCAGCGCAGATATGGAACCACAGTTTTTACTGGGATTCCATGGGACCCAATTGTGGAGGCGAACCCCATGgagaaattaaggaaaaaattcaggaAGATTTTGGATCCTTTAACAAtttcaaaaatgaattttcaAATGTATTATGTGGCCATTTTGGATCAGGATGGGGTTGGCTAGTTCTGAATAATAACAACAAGCTAGTCATTTTGCAGACACACGATGCTGGGAATCCTATAAAGGATAACACAGGCATTCCTATCCTGACGTGCGACATATGGGAACATGCCTACTATATTGATTATCGAAATGATAGAGCGTCTTATGTGAAGGCCTGGTGGAATTTGGTAAATTGGAATTTTGCCAAcgaaaatttgaagaaggcATTAAAGAAGTGA